GGAGTCATGGTTTTGAATGTACAGAACAATGAGCTGGCCTTCAGAAGCCCTGCCTGGAGGCCAGCTCATTGTTTCCACTACTTGGGCATCTTATATCTGCTTTCCTCCTCACTTCACTTTCCTACAGCCTTTAATGTATAGTTCAAAGGAATATCAATTTTTATGGACTGAATAATATGGGAAGGCGTATCTTTTGCTTTGAAAGAcctgagcagagttgttaatgatAGGGGTTTTGAAGAGCACAGAGTCATACATGCTATGAGGTTGGGGCATGTTGTCCAAACGTGATGAATTGGTCACTGGGCCCTTCTCAGCTGCAATCATAGATACAGTTAGTCATTAGGGGAAAACATTTGTCCAGTCTTACAGTGGAACTGACTTTTCAGGCAGCATGCACAGATGATTCTGCCAAAAGCCTCTGCCAcccagttgtttttttaaactttccccAAACTAGTTCCCAGGAAAGAGATGCCAGACACATAGCACATAAATTTACTGTATATAATAACCTctcaatatatatattcttaggGCAACTCTCAACAATAAGAAATGTAACTatcacaaaacaagcaaacaaaaatgtggaGTTAATACTGAAAAGTGAAAGGCACTTTGTAGGCATGCAGTCAAGGCATTCTCTACTGAAGTATTTATAAATAATTCTGGAAGCTGAGCTTAGTTTGCAACTTCCCATTAAAGGCTTTTTTGGGGGAAGGTCACCACGTGTCTTCGGTCGTACTGGGTCACTATGGGCTCTGTGGGTGATTGACAGAGGTAGCAGATGTAGTGATGTTACTGTAAGCATTTTTTAACCTTTGGTTCAGGATAATGGGAGTCCTTTGGTTCAGGATAATGGGAGTGCAGTGCACAGATACAAACAGATAAATGCACAGGCGTAtgcatatatactgtactgtatacctGTTTGTGCAGTAGGTAGTAATAAAGCCAAGCCTCAGTGACAGCAgccttccttctcccttcttatcccaaggGAGGAGGTACCATAGATCTGAGCAGCTGAGTCAGAATTTTTGCCCTTCAGAGCATCTGTGGTGGTGGTACCCCTTGTTGGGCAGCTCTGAGCTGGTATTTGTGCAATTGTGACCTGAGGGCTGATCAGCCTACTTCGAGCTGATGGGCTGCATCTGAAGGGACTGCCAAGAGTGATGATGGGTCGAGCCCCTTCATGCCTTAGCCAGCTGCGTGTGCGAACAAGATCTTGCCTGTATTGATGCTCTTGGAGGAGTTGGTGCTGCTGTTCTCTCAGCTGAAACAGGAAGGCCTTCAGCACTTGGGCTTGTTTGATGAGGCCTAGGAGGTTGTGGTTTAGCCGCCGATTGTCGGCCTTCACCTGCTTAGTATGCTGTATTAGACTGCGCACTGCTTCCTTCTCGGCCAGTTTGGCCAGAGATTGGAGTTTCTGCTGAGACTCCATCTCGTACTCTGCTGTCAGTTGGAGGAATTCGCTCTTCACTTTGTGCATGTGTTCTGTGTGCTGGACTTTCATGACCAAAAGCTCCTTCTCCAACTCCCGGATCCGTTTCAGCTGCTCTGTTTGCAATTCCTGCCAGAGATGTAAGGCTTCACATTCCTTGTTAATGAGGGAGAGCTGGGTTTCCATTTCCATCAGTTCATGCCtcacttctttctccttttctgtgtATTGGGAAATTAGCTCTTCCTTCTGCTTTCTGATCTCTGCAAGATCTGCGCGATTCTGATCATTCAGAGAAATGATAGCATTCTGGCATCGTATGGTGCGCCGGGTTAAGTAGGAGAGGTAGACTTTGCTGGTGTCTCGGATTTGCTGGGCTTCCTTATCCAAGAAATTATTTTCCCATTGGAAATGCTGCACACGCTCTGTATATGTTCTGACATGCTCTGTTAGGATGGCATATTCTTTTTGCAGGTACTTTTCTTTCTCACTGACATAGGGCAAAGTACTTATTAGTCCTTTAGCTGCATTTTTGGCCTTGCCTTTCTTGCCTTTtggcttttttccctttggtgccATCTTGTTCCACTTGGAGGGACTTCAGGTGCTGTTGAGAAAAAGAATATGAATAAGAGTAACAGCAACGAAATCACAATACAC
This sequence is a window from Pogona vitticeps strain Pit_001003342236 chromosome 4, PviZW2.1, whole genome shotgun sequence. Protein-coding genes within it:
- the CCDC166 gene encoding coiled-coil domain-containing protein 166, with product MAPKGKKPKGKKGKAKNAAKGLISTLPYVSEKEKYLQKEYAILTEHVRTYTERVQHFQWENNFLDKEAQQIRDTSKVYLSYLTRRTIRCQNAIISLNDQNRADLAEIRKQKEELISQYTEKEKEVRHELMEMETQLSLINKECEALHLWQELQTEQLKRIRELEKELLVMKVQHTEHMHKVKSEFLQLTAEYEMESQQKLQSLAKLAEKEAVRSLIQHTKQVKADNRRLNHNLLGLIKQAQVLKAFLFQLREQQHQLLQEHQYRQDLVRTRSWLRHEGARPIITLGSPFRCSPSARSRLISPQVTIAQIPAQSCPTRGTTTTDALKGKNSDSAAQIYGTSSLGIRREKEGCCH